A genomic region of Glycine max cultivar Williams 82 chromosome 15, Glycine_max_v4.0, whole genome shotgun sequence contains the following coding sequences:
- the LOC102665386 gene encoding uncharacterized mitochondrial protein AtMg00810-like: MVEAHSISSPMVSNCKLSRHGDDAFHDPTLYRYVVGALQYATLTRPEISFVVNKVCQFMAAPLDSHWTVAKQILRYLKGTLFHGLLLQPTSVTKPLVIQAFCDAD, encoded by the coding sequence ATGGTTGAAGCTCACTCTATCTCTTCTCCAATGGTATCCAACTGCAAGTTGTCTCGACATGGTGATGATGCTTTTCATGATCCAACCTTATACAGGTATGTAGTTGGTGCATTACAGTATGCTACCCTTACTAGACCCGAGATAAGTTTTGTTGTCAACAAAGTTTGCCAATTTATGGCCGCTCCTTTGGATTCTCACTGGACAGTGGCAAAACAAATATTAAGGTATCTGAAGGGCACTTTGTTTCATGGTTTGCTTCTTCAACCTACATCTGTTACAAAGCCCTTAGTTATTCAAGCtttttgtgatgctgattgA
- the LOC102665238 gene encoding mediator of RNA polymerase II transcription subunit 15a-like: MSSAYHPPSDGQTEVLNKTLEMYLRYFVFDHPKTWFEMLPWAQLWYNTFFHHNIGMSPFKAVYGRDPPSVIPYELGESGPMVQPIAVLDSRVLLRDSSQVEQVLIQWEIAGPEEATWEDVTWVKASYPHFNLEDKVVYKGEGNVTCGKQEGKLVMLMVNTLPDCFSDPSDISFFSIPSLNLSALPNLQVQRINSAYFLKVNAIYQQMNRKLQQLESSPQEPNTLERIRFSMKVLENLLALLSVNKFQITTKFKEKLDKVEKFILRNFFSKNVSSRSQGQQPSADVQSRQQSDPSHSSISPSKILETKTSPQALGTQNYHMMMNLSRQKNMCLQEQQVAKEYRNSQQSGPSHSCICLVKILETKPLPQSLATQNYHMMKDVSQKKKMYLQEQQVAKQYSNSQQSGPSHSNICPVKILETKPSPQSLGTQNYHMVKDVSQQKKMCLQEQQVAKQYSNSQQSGPSHSSICPVKILETKPSQQSLGTQNYHLMKDVSQQKKMCLQVQQVAKQYSNSEQSVKIQGAQGAQKATEAFSLNVKNPGISASPLIENSNMLKEISCKPTLTSDEPSAAMQCFLKVLTSSSPEALNASLGEIRKVVHLNDVIPSSELINGLGTNLASDIEPFSQDRYITYNGFVPRGRKRSRSMISMTAFGTSSIYTSSCDSNQLTDAEKPDLTLVTSTIKHPRIVEKCSLLEEIKEINKLLIDNEIVIGEKDSIQSAAGGAAEDAEGLVIKFFFNVVTCNQNLISHLSADKKSIIKPLWLLVPESYSFCPPVVLDKMPLEVLKI, encoded by the exons ATGAGTTCTGCTTATCATCCTCCGTCGGATGGCCAAACAGAGGTGTTGAATAAGACACTAGAGATGTACTTGAGATATTTTGTGTTTGATCATCCTAAAACCTGGTTTGAGATGCTTCCTTGGGCTCAACTTTGGTACAACACTTTCTTTCATCACAACATTGGTATGTCTCCCTTTAAGGCTGTTTATGGTAGGGATCCACCATCTGTTATTCCTTATGAAT TGGGTGAAAGTGGTCCAATGGTTCAACCCATAGCAGTATTGGATTCAAGGGTGTTATTGAGAGACTCTTCCCAAGTGGAACAAGTGTTGATTCAATGGGAAATTGCTGGTCCTGAGGAAGCTACATGGGAGGATGTGACTTGGGTTAAGGCAAGTTATCCTCActtcaaccttgaggacaaggttgtttATAAAGGGGAGGGTAATGTAACATGTGGGAAGCAGGAAGGAAAATTG GTCATGTTGATGGTGAACACTCTTCCTGATTGCTTCTCTGATCCTTCTGATATTTCCTTCTTCTCTATACCTTCTCTGAACCTTTCTGCTCTCCCTAATCTTCAG GTTCAAAGGATAAATAGTGCATATTTCCTAAAAGTTAATGCAATTTACCAACAGATGAATAGAAAACTTCAACAG CTTGAGTCTTCTCCTCAAGAACCAAACACATTGGAAAGAATAAGATTCAGTATGAAAGTATTAGAAAATCTTTTGGCACTCTTAAGTGTGAATAAATTCCAGATTACCACTAAATTCAAGGAGAAACTAGATAAAGTAGAAAAGTTTATACTACGTAACTTTTTCTCAAAGAATGTTTCTTCACGTTCTCAAGGACAACAACCTTCAGCTGATGTGCAATCCAGGCAACAATCTGATCCATCACATTCTAGTATTTCTCCATCGAAAATACTTGAAACAAAAACATCACCACAAGCATTGGGGACACAAAACTATCATATGATGATGAATCTTTCTCGGCAAAAGAATATGTGTTTGCAAGAGCAGCAAGTGGCAAAAGAATATAGAAATTCACAACAGTCTGGTCCATCACATTCTTGTATTTGCCTAGTGAAAATACTTGAAACGAAACCATTACCACAATCATTGGCAACACAAAACTATCATATGATGAAGGATGTTTCTCAAAAAAAGAAGATGTATTTACAAGAGCAGCAAGTGGCCAAACAATATAGCAATTCACAACAGTCTGGTCCATCACATTCTAATATTTGCCCAGTGAAAATACTTGAAACGAAACCATCACCACAATCATTGGGAACACAGAACTATCATATGGTGAAGGATGTTTCTCAGCAAAAGAAGATGTGTTTACAAGAGCAGCAAGTGGCCAAACAATATAGCAACTCACAACAGTCAGGTCCATCACATTCTAGTATTTGCCCAGTGAAAATACTTGAAACGAAACCATCACAACAATCATTGGGAACACAGAACTATCATCTGATGAAGGATGTTTCTCAGCAAAAGAAGATGTGTTTACAAGTGCAGCAAGTGGCCAAACAATATAGCAATTCAGAACAGTCAG TGAAAATACAAGGGGCACAAGGGGCACAGAAAGCAACTGAAGCATTTAGTCTCAATGTCAAAAATCCGGGGATTTCAGCTTCACCCTTGATTGAAAACAGCAATATGCTTAAAGAAATTTCCTGTAAACCTACACTCACTTCTGATGAGCCGAGTGCTGCAATGCAATGCTTTCTTAAAGTG TTAACCTCCAGTTCACCTGAAGCATTAAATGCATCGCTTGGTGAAATTAGAAAGGTAGTCCATTTGAATGATGTGATACCAAGTTCAGAATTGATAAATGGACTAGGGACAAATTTAGCATCGGATATTGAGCCATTTTCACAAGATAGATACATCACTTACAATGGTTTTGTTCCAAGGGGAAGGAAGAGGTCTCGCAGCATGATTTCAATGACTGCCTTTGGCACTTCTAgtatttatactagttcatGTGACAGTAACCAGTTGACTGATGCTGAGAAACCTGACTTGACTTTAGTCACATCTACAATAAAGCATCCTAGAATTGTG GAAAAATGTTCTCTCTTAGAAGAAATAAAGGAGATAAATAAACTATTGATAGACAATGAGATAGTTATTGGAGAAAAAGACAGCATTCAAAGTGCAGCTGGAGGAGCTGCTGAAGACGCTGAAGGATTGgttattaaattctttttcaatGTAGTAACTTGCAATCAGAACCTAATATCCCATCTCTCTGCTGATAAAAAg TCAATAATCAAACCGTTGTGGTTGCTTGTTCCCGAAAGTTATTCATTTTGCCCACCTGTTGTTTTAGACAAAATGCCGTTGGAAGTATTAAAGATATAA